A window of Ipomoea triloba cultivar NCNSP0323 chromosome 2, ASM357664v1 contains these coding sequences:
- the LOC116010013 gene encoding miraculin-like: MARTGGGLALRSTTRKFCPLGIFREANDDYLGIPISFYPVNLKKGVIRDSTDLSIDFHKNRVQCAKSNVWKVDSYDQYTKRFYIVIGGVNGNPDPKTISNWFKIEKFGCGYKLVHCPSVVQHKVMCKDVGLVKYNGQKRLALSDAPLVSFSRRLEERVL, from the coding sequence ATGGCAAGAACCGGTGGAGGTCTAGCATTACGAAGCACAACTCGTAAATTCTGTCCACTTGGTATATTCCGAGAAGCCAATGATGACTATCTGGGAATCCCAATATCATTTTACCCTGTCAACCTTAAGAAAGGCGTTATTCGTGACTCCACTGATTTGAGCATTGATTTCCACAAAAATCGTGTTCAATGTGCCAAGTCTAATGTTTGGAAGGTTGACAGCTATGATCAATATACTAAAAGGTTTTACATAGTCATCGGTGGAGTTAATGGAAATCCCGACCCAAAAACAATTAGTAACTGGTTTAAGATTGAGAAATTTGGGTGCGGCTATAAGTTGGTGCATTGTCCAAGTGTTGTACAACACAAAGTGATGTGCAAAGATGTTGGCCTTGTTAAATATAATGGACAAAAGCGTCTGGCTCTAAGTGATGCTCCCTTGGTGTCATTTTCAAGAAGGCTTGAAGAGAGAGTTCTTTAG
- the LOC116010014 gene encoding kunitz trypsin inhibitor 5-like, producing MNSITIMFLSFLVFAAITTSVHCTTDPPNPHKQVRDTDGDLVRVETNYYIIPTKKETGGGLSLRSTTDESCPLGIFQEDEDDDESLGIPVTFYPVNPKKSVIRVSTDLNIEFSESPLECDNSNVWKVGNYSGHSKRHYISPDGVKGHPGSNTISNWFTIEVFESGYKLKHCPSVMDNDTYDDGEEDDVEVLCKDVGFHKYSGQQRLALSDTPFGVVFQKA from the coding sequence ATGAATTCAATCACAATCATGTTTCTCTCATTCCTTGTCTTTGCCGCCATCACAACCTCTGTGCATTGCACAACTGACCCACCCAACCCCCATAAACAAGTACGTGACACTGATGGAGACCTGGTTCGAGTTGAAACCAATTATTACATTATTCCAACGAAGAAAGAAACTGGAGGTGGTTTGTCATTACGAAGCACAACTGATGAATCTTGTCCACTTGGTATATTCCAagaagatgaggatgatgatgaaagCCTTGGAATCCCAGTAACATTTTACCCCGTCAACCCTAAAAAGAGTGTTATTCGTGTCTCCACCGatttgaacatagagttctccGAATCTCCTCTCGAGTGTGACAATTCTAATGTTTGGAAGGTTGGTAACTATAGCGGACACTCTAAAAGACACTACATATCCCCTGACGGCGTTAAGGGTCATCCCGGGTCTAACACAATCAGTAATTGGTTTACGATTGAAGTATTCGAGAGTGGTTATAAATTGAAGCATTGTCCAAGTGTGATGGACAATGATACTTATGATGATGGCGAGGAGGACGATGTCGAAGTGTTGTGCAAAGACGTAGGCTTTCACAAGTATAGTGGACAACAACGTTTGGCTTTAAGTGATACTCCATTTGGTGTTGTGTTCCAGAAAGCTTAA
- the LOC116003850 gene encoding miraculin-like has product MKSITILLLSFLVFATFTNFVHCTLEPPEYPEQVLDTRGKPVRADTSYYIVPIMARTGGGLALRSTTRKFCPLGIFQEVKDDYPGIPISFYPVNPKKGVIRVSTDLNIDFPKNRVQCAKSNVWKVDSYDQYTKMFYIAIGGVKGNPGPKTINNWFKIEKYGRGYKLVHCPSVVQHKVMCKDVGVVKYNGQKRLALSDAPFGVMFKKA; this is encoded by the coding sequence ATGAAGTCGATCACAATCTTGTTGCTCTCATTTCTTGTCTTTGCCACCTTCACAAACTTTGTGCATTGCACACTTGAACCACCCGAGTACCCTGAACAAGTACTCGACACTAGGGGAAAGCCCGTTCGAGCTGACACTAGCTATTACATTGTCCCGATAATGGCAAGAACCGGGGGAGGTCTAGCATTACGAAGCACAACTCGTAAATTCTGTCCACTTGGTATATTCCAAGAAGTCAAGGATGACTATCCGGGAATCCCAATATCATTTTACCCTGTCAACCCTAAGAAAGGCGTTATTCGTGTCTCCACTgatttgaacattgattttccCAAAAATCGTGTTCAATGTGCCAAGTCTAACGTTTGGAAGGTTGATAGCTATGATCAATATACTAAAATGTTCTACATAGCTATCGGTGGAGTTAAGGGAAATCCCGGTCCAAAAACAATCAATAACTGGTTTAAGATTGAGAAATATGGGCGCGGCTATAAGTTGGTGCATTGTCCAAGTGTTGTACAACACAAAGTGATGTGCAAAGATGTTGGCGTTGTTAAATATAATGGACAAAAGCGTCTGGCTCTAAGTGATGCTCCCTTTGGTGTCATGTTCAAGAAGGCTTGA
- the LOC116010015 gene encoding uncharacterized protein LOC116010015 — protein sequence MKTLHYQLLPYALLLLSFLPLRAFSLRQIPLPPVISVEGKEVKLGKPYYVSSSLFPQVGLCLVDNVKCPKDIIQCPTFYDDPRGLPVTFSSVANSTEDTVVREDTPYRIELSAPGNCSDENFWYLKEEDGYADNDFVAIGPKKLAVEFIVQKVESGGYKIMQCVLIPIPPYPICYDVGFVSTYGYNRLGIGSGVLPAQFFFSIGTTNSTVAIDKPARC from the coding sequence atgaAGACTCTTCATTATCAGCTCTTGCCATAtgctttgttattattatcgtTCCTCCCCTTGAGAGCCTTTTCATTAAGGCAGATTCCTTTACCGCCGGTAATTAGCGTGGAAGGAAAGGAGGTTAAGTTGGGCAAGCCGTACTATGTTTCCTCCTCTCTGTTCCCACAAGTTGGGTTGTGCCTGGTGGACAACGTTAAGTGCCCCAAAGACATCATCCAGTGCCCCACTTTCTACGACGACCCTCGTGGCCTGCCTGTCACGTTCTCCTCCGTCGCCAACTCGACGGAGGACACCGTGGTTCGAGAGGACACTCCCTACCGTATTGAGTTGTCCGCCCCGGGAAACTGTAGCGACGAAAACTTCTGGTACCTAAAGGAGGAAGACGGATACGCAGACAATGATTTCGTCGCTATAGGTCCCAAGAAGCTCGCTGTGGAATTTATAGTCCAAAAAGTGGAGTCGGGGGGTTACAAGATCATGCAGTGCGTACTAATTCCAATTCCGCCTTATCCTATTTGCTACGACGTTGGATTCGTATCCACATATGGATATAATCGTCTGGGTATAGGGTCGGGCGTCCTCCCTGCCCAGTTTTTCTTCTCCATTGGTACAACTAATTCCACCGTCGCCATCGACAAGCCCGCCCGCTGCTAG
- the LOC116010016 gene encoding miraculin-like produces the protein MKTLHQVLPALSLLFSLSFLPFIAFSIRQFPLPPVIGLDGKEMKLGESYYIFTSPFPPLGLCLVDNVKCPTDIIQCPSYYDDPRGLPFTFSSVANSTEDTVVRVDTPYRIELSAPAAGNCSNETFWFLKDDGIPGMNFVAIGPKTVAVQFTIQKVVFGYKIVGCVVLPFPPLPICFGVGFVPEFGFNRLGIGSDVQPAEFFFAKPTVNSTVAIDNKHLHSLY, from the coding sequence ATGAAAACTCTTCATCAGGTGTTGCCTGCATTGTCTCTTTTGTTTTCCTTATCGTTCCTCCCCTTCATAGCCTTTTCAATAAGACAGTTTCCTTTACCGCCGGTAATAGGCCTGGATGGAAAGGAGATGAAGCTGGGCGAGTCCTACTATATTTTCACCAGTCCGTTCCCACCACTTGGGTTGTGCCTGGTGGACAACGTAAAGTGTCCCACAGACATAATCCAGTGCCCCTCCTACTACGACGACCCTCGCGGCCTGCCTTTCACCTTCTCCTCCGTCGCCAACTCGACGGAGGACACCGTGGTTCGAGTGGACACTCCCTACCGTATTGAGTTATCCGCCCCTGCCGCGGGAAACTGTAGCAACGAAACCTTCTGGTTCCTAAAGGATGACGGAATCCCCGGGATGAATTTCGTCGCTATAGGTCCCAAGACTGTCGCGGTCCAATTTACGATCCAGAAAGTGGTGTTTGGGTACAAGATCGTTGGGTGCGTAGTACTTCCATTTCCACCTTTGCCCATTTGCTTCGGCGTTGGGTTCGTACCGGAATTTGGATTTAATCGGCTGGGTATCGGGTCGGACGTCCAGCCTGCCGAGTTTTTCTTCGCCAAGCCTACAGTTAATTCCACCGTCGCCATCGACAATAAGCACCTACATTCACTGTACTAG
- the LOC116011049 gene encoding phosphoinositide phosphatase SAC7-like — protein MMMEKADPAQKLYRRMRLWEFSDQYVIEPSDGSSGMCMAISRVDASMHLIDEMPHCSTLRVPRIQTIFGVVGMLKLGAGSFLIIITERECVGSYLGHPIFKVTSLNVLPCDHSLKSSSVEQKRMKAEFSALLSVAERTHGLYFSYDVNITLSAQRLHDLGDESKLLPLWRQAEPRFLWNNYMMEVLIDSKLDPFLLPVLHGSFNNFQAAIGRNVIDVSLIARRCNRRTGTRMWRRGADSDGYVANFVESEQIIQITGFRASFVQVRGTIPILWDQIVDLTYKPNFEIVRWDEGPRVAERHFLDLRKKYGNVVAIDLVNTHGGEGCLSEKFSEATHPLANEDVRYLHFDFHQICGHVHFERLSILYEQIEDFLRKNRYFLLNEKGEKLEAQSGVPRTNCIDCLDRTNVTQSMIGQKMLEFQLRRLGLFNAEETISKHPNLDENFKILWANHGDDISIQYSGTPALKGDFVRYGKRTINGIVNDGCNALMRYYLNNFCDGTKQDATDLLHGHYTVSVSRDMAQTYQKGSVEAVASFPMAFGLILIGFFFTLVSLRRVQYDPWNILFSMIWASISLGMGGFVKANGRVFCNRPRLNQPRH, from the exons ATGATGATGGAGAAGGCAGATCCTGCACAGAAATTATATAGAAGGATGAGGCTGTGGGAATTTTCTGATCAATATGTCATTGAGCCCTCAGATGGATCTTCTGGTATGTGTATGGCAATCAGTCGGGTGGATGCATCTATGCATTTAATAG ATGAAATGCCACATTGCAGCACTCTTCGTGTTCCTAGAATTCAAACAATCTTTGGTGTTGTTGGGATGCTAAAGCTTGGTGCAG GATCATTCTTAATAATTATAACAGAACGTGAATGTGTTGGTTCTTACCTTGGGCATCCTATCTTTAAAGTCACATCATTGAATGTTTTACCTTGCGATCATTCTCTCAAGAGTTCTTCTGTTGAACAG AAAAGGATGAAAGCAGAGTTTTCTGCATTGCTAAGTGTGGCTGAGAGGACCCACGGCCTTTACTTTTCTTATGATGTCAATATCACATTGAG TGCTCAGCGGTTACATGATTTAGGTGATGAATCTAAGCTACTTCCTCTTTGGAGACAA GCTGAGCCTCGATTCCTTTGGAACAACTATATGATGGAAGTGCTTATAGACAGCAAg CTTGACCCATTCTTGCTGCCTGTTCTCCATGGGA GTTTTAACAACTTTCAAGCGGCCATTGGGAGAAACGTAATTGATGTTTCATTGATTGCACGGAGGTGCAACAGGAGAACTG GCACTCGGATGTGGAGAAGAGGGGCTGATTCTGATGGGTATGTTGCAAATTTTGTGGAAAGTGaacaaataatacaaataacTGGCTTCAGAGCATCGTTTGTTCAG GTCCGTGGGACAATCCCAATCTTGTGGGATCAGATTGTTGATTTGACATATAAGCCAAATTTTGAGATAGTGAGATGGGATGAAGGA CCTCGAGTGGCTGAGCGGCACTTTTTGGATCTAAGGAAGAAATATGGAAACGTCGtagccattgatcttgtcaaTACT CATGGAGGAGAGGGATGCCTAAGTGAAAAGTTTTCTGAAGCAACGCATCCTCTTGCTAATGAAGATGTGAG ATACTTGCATTTTGATTTTCATCAAATATGTGGGCATGTTCATTTTGAGCGACTCTCTATCCTTTATGAACAAATTGAGGATTTTCTCAGGAAAAACAG GTACTTTTTACTAAATGAGAAAGGTGAGAAACTTGAAGCACAAAGTGGAGTTCCAAGGACAAATTGCATTGATTGCTTAGATCGGACAAATGTTACTCAG AGCATGATTGGTCAAAAAATGCTAGAGTTCCAACTGAGAAGGCTTGGTCTTTTTAATGCTGAAGAAACAATTAGCAAGCACCCCAACCTTGATGAGAACTTCAAAATCT TGTGGGCTAATCATGGGGATGATATAAGTATCCAATATTCTGGTACTCCTGCTCTAAAGGGAGATTTTGTCAG ATATGGTAAGCGAACTATCAATGGGATTGTGAATGATGGATGTAATGCTCTCATGCGCTACTACTTGAACAACTTCTGTGACGGTACAAAACAG GATGCAACTGATTTATTGCATGGACATTACACTGTTTCTGTCTCACGAGATATGGCACAGACATATCAAAAAGGAAGTGTTGAGGCAGTTGCT TCATTCCCAATGGCATTTGGGCTGATTTTGATTGGGTTCTTCTTCACCCTCGTCTCACTAAGGCGAG TTCAATATGATCCTTGGAACATATTGTTTTCAATGATTTGGGCTAGCATAAGTCTTGGAATGGGTGGATTTGTGAAGGCCAATGGTCGTGTGTTCTGTAACAGGCCGCGCCTCAACCAACCTCGACATtga
- the LOC116010019 gene encoding uncharacterized protein LOC116010019, producing MKTLHYQLLPYVLFSLSFLPFIAFSIRQFPLPAVIGLDGKEVKLGESYYVLTSLFPPGLCLVDNVKCPTDIIQCPPYYDDPLGLPVTFSPVNSTEDTVVREDTPYRIELSAAGNCSNGSFWYLKDDEYGTDRHFVAVGPDTVAVEFIFHKLVLGYKIIRCVVFPIPTVPICFGVGFVPTFGFNRLGIGSDVQPVDFFFAKATTNSTAPSPTASAS from the coding sequence atgAAGACTCTTCATTATCAGCTCTTGCCATATGTTTTGTTTTCCTTATCGTTCCTCCCCTTCATAGCCTTTTCAATAAGACAGTTTCCTTTACCGGCGGTTATAGGCTTGGATGGAAAGGAGGTGAAGCTGGGCGAGTCCTACTATGTTTTGACCAGTCTGTTCCCACCTGGGTTGTGCCTTGTGGACAACGTAAAGTGTCCCACAGACATCATCCAGTGCCCCCCCTACTACGACGACCCCCTCGGCCTGCCTGTCACCTTCTCCCCCGTTAACTCGACGGAGGACACCGTGGTCCGAGAGGACACTCCCTACCGTATTGAGTTGTCCGCCGCGGGAAACTGTAGCAACGGAAGCTTCTGGTACCTAAAGGATGACGAATACGGCACCGACAGGCATTTCGTTGCCGTAGGTCCCGACACTGTCGCTGTGGAGTTTATATTCCATAAACTGGTGTTGGGGTACAAGATCATCCGATGCGTAGTATTTCCAATTCCAACTGTTCCCATTTGCTTCGGCGTTGGGTTTGTACCGACATTTGGATTTAATCGTCTGGGTATCGGGTCGGACGTCCAGCCCGTCGACTTTTTCTTCGCCAAGGCTACAACTAATTCCACTGCACCGTCACCTACTGCATCGGCAAGCTAA